A window of Prolixibacter sp. SD074 contains these coding sequences:
- a CDS encoding HdeD family acid-resistance protein, whose product MQNRMFTSYRSALIRGIIALLIGGLAVFVPNITLQSIVIYIGILILLGGLVSLLFALRSKSPSGRNMLMTQAVFNLIIGILFVALPATMVKIFVIVLGLGFLFIGIFQLMGALNVRHDYGWSWIYFIISILMIIAGAVMLTNPFSSAETILIFIGVLMLVYGASELYMAWKLSSKPKTYQGQEAKDTHFKEL is encoded by the coding sequence ATGCAGAATCGTATGTTTACCAGTTATCGAAGTGCACTTATCCGTGGGATTATCGCGCTGCTTATCGGGGGATTGGCTGTGTTTGTTCCCAATATTACCTTGCAGAGTATTGTTATTTATATCGGAATACTTATCCTGTTGGGAGGATTGGTGTCGCTGTTATTTGCTCTGCGAAGCAAGAGTCCTTCGGGGCGCAATATGCTCATGACGCAGGCTGTTTTCAACCTGATTATCGGAATTCTGTTTGTGGCCCTTCCGGCAACGATGGTAAAAATATTCGTCATCGTACTTGGATTGGGATTCCTCTTTATCGGTATTTTTCAATTAATGGGCGCCCTAAATGTGCGGCACGATTATGGTTGGTCGTGGATTTATTTCATCATTTCGATATTGATGATCATTGCCGGGGCCGTCATGTTGACAAATCCCTTTAGCAGCGCCGAAACCATTCTTATATTCATTGGCGTGTTAATGTTGGTTTACGGTGCGTCTGAGTTATACATGGCGTGGAAATTAAGTAGTAAACCGAAAACATACCAGGGACAGGAGGCCAAGGATACACATTTTAAGGAGTTGTAA
- a CDS encoding GNAT family N-acetyltransferase has translation MILTANKTIAFRQEVRPSDYDAVKRILASTGFFRPDEVDVALELIQEYLTRGDESGYHFFFVDVDGETVGYTCYGEIPCTIKNYDLYWIAVDSLHRRGGLGRQLLHKTEDAIRTSGGRFIYIETSGRALYQPTVEFYLRMGYELVAGLKDYYDVDDSKLIFTKQL, from the coding sequence ATGATATTAACCGCAAATAAGACAATTGCCTTCCGGCAGGAGGTCCGCCCTTCGGATTACGATGCTGTGAAACGTATCCTTGCGTCAACGGGCTTTTTCCGTCCCGATGAGGTGGACGTGGCGCTGGAACTCATTCAGGAATATCTTACGCGTGGTGACGAAAGTGGTTATCATTTTTTCTTCGTGGATGTCGATGGTGAGACCGTGGGGTATACTTGCTATGGCGAAATCCCGTGTACAATAAAAAATTATGATCTATACTGGATTGCTGTCGATTCGCTCCATCGTCGAGGCGGACTGGGAAGACAATTGCTGCACAAAACCGAAGATGCCATCCGGACATCCGGAGGGCGTTTTATCTACATCGAAACATCGGGACGGGCACTATACCAACCCACGGTAGAATTTTATCTCCGCATGGGTTATGAGCTGGTGGCCGGGCTCAAAGATTATTACGATGTGGACGACAGCAAACTGATTTTCACCAAACAATTATAA